One window from the genome of Pseudomonas fluorescens encodes:
- a CDS encoding C39 family peptidase, protein MRVTAVSLLLCLTCMAEAAQMPVAALPGGMLVYKPVQSVRERKFSDIVEQKTDFSCGAAALATVLRQAYWLDVDEEHVIKGMLVNADQNLVRTQGFSMLDMKRYVETIGMRARGYRIPPEKLEAVTIPVVVLMEIRGYKHFVVLQRADKQWVYIGDPVLGHKRYTHDEFVKGWNGIVFAIVGPGYDKTNALRSPPQPLTARNKLDGFNPVRDAELMDFGFIQSDFF, encoded by the coding sequence ATGCGTGTCACTGCCGTTTCCCTGCTGCTCTGCCTGACGTGTATGGCTGAAGCGGCGCAGATGCCGGTCGCCGCCCTGCCTGGCGGCATGCTGGTCTACAAACCGGTGCAAAGCGTACGCGAGCGTAAATTCAGCGACATCGTCGAGCAGAAAACCGACTTCAGTTGCGGCGCCGCCGCGCTGGCCACGGTGCTGCGCCAGGCCTATTGGCTTGACGTCGATGAAGAGCACGTCATCAAAGGCATGCTGGTCAATGCCGACCAGAACCTGGTTCGCACCCAAGGGTTTTCCATGCTGGACATGAAGCGCTACGTGGAGACCATCGGCATGCGTGCCCGAGGCTACCGCATACCGCCAGAGAAACTCGAAGCGGTGACGATTCCGGTGGTAGTCCTGATGGAAATACGCGGCTACAAGCACTTCGTGGTGTTGCAGCGGGCCGACAAGCAATGGGTCTACATCGGCGACCCGGTGCTGGGGCACAAGCGCTACACCCACGATGAGTTCGTCAAAGGCTGGAACGGCATCGTCTTTGCGATCGTCGGCCCAGGCTACGACAAGACCAATGCACTACGCAGCCCTCCTCAACCCCTGACAGCCCGTAACAAGCTGGACGGTTTCAACCCGGTCAGGGATGCGGAACTGATGGACTTCGGCTTCATACAGAGCGACTTTTTCTAA
- a CDS encoding transporter, producing the protein MYRSVSLRAVICLSTLFPAAVLQAAPDADIEALKQELLELKQRYEVQQKALAVLEQRVRQVEDQPSAPQPKRLAKSPADMKGNQTVAGGGATTAGGSGYGQSLADDSQPAQSVSNLYDEASGFFGGGKFSFETGVTYSRYDTRQLILNGFLALDSIFLGNINLDRIKADTWTLDLTGRYNFDNRWQFDLNVPVVYRESTYQSGGANNGAAGVTSEETVTRDPTIGDVNFGIAYKFMDESINSPDAVVTLRVKAPTGKDPFGIKLRQSQANTNLFVPDDLPTGNGVWSITPGLSLVKTFDPAVLFGTLSYTHNFEESFDDISSTVNQKVPGKVRIGDSFQLGAGIAFALNEKMSMSFSVSDLIQKKSKLKQDGGDWESVTSSDANAGYFNIGMTVAASDNLTIVPNLSIGLTDDAPDFTFSLKFPYYF; encoded by the coding sequence ATGTATCGATCCGTATCGTTGCGCGCTGTGATCTGTTTAAGCACGTTGTTCCCGGCGGCCGTGTTGCAGGCGGCCCCGGACGCCGACATCGAGGCCCTGAAACAGGAACTTCTTGAGCTCAAGCAGCGATACGAGGTCCAGCAGAAAGCCCTGGCGGTGCTCGAACAGCGGGTCCGCCAGGTAGAGGACCAACCCTCCGCGCCGCAGCCCAAGCGCCTGGCCAAATCCCCGGCCGACATGAAAGGCAACCAGACCGTGGCCGGCGGTGGCGCGACAACGGCCGGCGGCAGCGGCTACGGGCAATCCCTGGCCGATGACTCCCAGCCGGCCCAGAGTGTCTCCAATCTCTATGACGAGGCCAGCGGCTTCTTCGGCGGCGGCAAGTTCAGTTTCGAGACCGGCGTGACCTATTCGCGCTACGACACGCGGCAACTGATCCTCAACGGCTTCCTGGCCCTGGATTCGATTTTCCTGGGCAACATCAACCTCGACCGGATCAAGGCCGACACCTGGACGCTGGACCTCACCGGTCGCTATAACTTCGATAATCGCTGGCAGTTCGACCTCAATGTGCCGGTGGTCTACCGCGAATCCACGTATCAGTCAGGCGGCGCGAACAACGGCGCGGCCGGGGTCACCAGCGAAGAAACCGTGACCCGCGACCCGACCATCGGCGACGTCAACTTCGGCATCGCCTACAAGTTCATGGATGAGTCGATCAACTCTCCAGACGCGGTGGTCACCCTGCGAGTCAAGGCGCCCACCGGCAAGGACCCGTTTGGCATCAAGCTGCGCCAATCCCAGGCCAACACCAACCTGTTCGTACCTGACGACCTGCCCACCGGCAATGGCGTGTGGTCGATCACGCCTGGGCTCTCGCTGGTCAAGACCTTCGACCCGGCGGTCCTGTTCGGTACCCTGTCCTACACCCATAACTTCGAAGAATCGTTCGACGACATCAGTTCCACAGTCAACCAGAAGGTACCGGGCAAAGTGCGGATCGGCGACAGCTTCCAGCTCGGTGCGGGCATTGCCTTTGCCTTGAACGAGAAGATGAGCATGTCATTCTCGGTCTCCGACCTGATCCAAAAGAAAAGCAAGCTCAAACAGGACGGTGGCGACTGGGAGTCGGTGACCTCCAGCGACGCCAACGCCGGTTACTTCAACATCGGCATGACCGTCGCCGCGTCCGACAACCTGACCATCGTGCCCAACCTGTCCATCGGGCTGACCGACGATGCGCCGGACTTCACCTTTAGCCTGAAATTCCCGTATTACTTCTGA
- a CDS encoding sigma-54 dependent transcriptional regulator: MVEASTSRRLLVVDPCDDCHRLLPALRTIGWDVDSCALEHAGDRTCDVGLLRLQPFHLERPEAVKELISRSGTEWIAVLSQEVLRLQNVGDFVCEWFFDFHTLPFDVSRVQVTLGRAFGMARLRGQGSIHIERPEHELLGDSKPIRELRKLLSKLAPAESPVLIRGESGTGKELVARTLHCQSHRRNKPFIAINCGAIPEHLIQSELFGHEKGAFTGAHQRKIGRIEAAHGGTLFLDEIGDLPLELQANLLRFLQEKHIERVGGSQPIAVDVRVLAATHVDLEAAIEQKRFREDLYYRLNVLQVAMAPLRERHGDLAMLASHFSHFYSQETGRRPRSFSEDALVAMGMHDWPGNVRELANRVRRGLVLAEGRQIEARDLGLASHQGVAAPMGTLEDYKTRAERQALSDVLNRHSDNLSVAARVLGVSRPTFYRLLHKHQIR, encoded by the coding sequence ATGGTCGAAGCCAGTACGTCACGTCGTCTGCTCGTGGTTGATCCCTGCGACGATTGCCATCGCCTGTTGCCAGCTCTGCGCACCATTGGTTGGGACGTGGACAGCTGCGCCCTCGAACACGCCGGCGATCGAACCTGTGACGTCGGCCTGTTGCGCTTGCAGCCTTTTCACCTGGAGCGTCCGGAAGCGGTCAAGGAGTTGATCAGCCGGAGCGGCACCGAATGGATCGCCGTGCTCAGCCAGGAAGTATTGCGCCTGCAAAACGTCGGTGATTTTGTCTGCGAATGGTTTTTTGACTTCCATACCTTGCCGTTCGACGTGTCCAGGGTCCAAGTAACACTGGGCCGGGCGTTTGGCATGGCGCGCTTGCGGGGGCAGGGCTCGATTCACATCGAACGGCCCGAACATGAACTGCTGGGCGACAGCAAGCCGATCCGCGAACTGCGCAAGTTATTGAGCAAGTTGGCGCCTGCCGAGTCGCCGGTGTTGATTCGCGGCGAGAGCGGCACCGGCAAGGAACTGGTGGCGCGCACCCTGCATTGTCAGTCTCATCGGCGCAACAAGCCGTTCATCGCCATCAACTGCGGCGCCATTCCGGAACACCTGATCCAATCGGAGCTGTTCGGGCATGAAAAGGGCGCGTTTACCGGCGCTCACCAACGCAAGATCGGACGGATCGAGGCGGCCCACGGGGGCACGCTGTTTCTCGATGAAATTGGCGACCTGCCGTTGGAATTGCAGGCCAACCTGTTGCGTTTCCTGCAGGAAAAACACATTGAACGGGTCGGTGGCAGCCAGCCGATTGCGGTCGATGTGCGGGTCTTGGCGGCCACCCATGTGGACCTTGAGGCGGCCATCGAGCAAAAGCGTTTTCGCGAGGATCTCTACTACCGCCTGAACGTGCTGCAAGTGGCGATGGCGCCCTTGCGCGAACGCCATGGCGACCTGGCGATGCTCGCCAGCCACTTTTCCCATTTCTACAGCCAGGAAACCGGCCGCCGCCCCCGCAGTTTCAGCGAGGATGCATTGGTGGCGATGGGCATGCACGACTGGCCCGGGAATGTGCGGGAGCTGGCCAACCGCGTCCGTCGTGGGCTGGTGCTGGCTGAAGGGCGGCAAATCGAAGCCCGGGACCTCGGCCTGGCCAGCCACCAGGGCGTCGCGGCACCGATGGGCACGCTGGAGGATTACAAGACTCGCGCCGAGCGCCAGGCCTTGAGCGATGTGCTCAACCGGCACAGCGACAACCTGAGCGTGGCCGCCCGGGTGCTGGGCGTATCCCGGCCGACGTTCTACCGTCTGCTGCACAAGCATCAGATTCGCTAG
- the nhaB gene encoding sodium/proton antiporter NhaB, producing the protein MSGSMAQAFAHNFLGHSPRWYKACIITFLILNALVLWTLGPVVAGWMLVVEFIFTLAMALKCYPLMPGGLLLVEALLLGMTTPKALYDELLHNFPVILLLMFMVAGIYFMKDLLLFLFSRLLLGVRSKALLALMFCFLSAFLSAFLDALTVTAVIISAAVGFYSVYHRVASGNDPRQDSSVDEDHDLPSLHHGDLEQFRAFLRSLLMHGAVGTALGGVCTLVGEPQNLLIGHEMGWHFADFFVKVAPVSLPVLVAGLLTCVALEKLRWFGYGTLLPQNVRAVLADYAEQDNRERTARQRAALIVQGLAALILIVCLALHIAEVGLIGLMVIVLITAFTGITDEHRLGNAFKDAMPFTSLLVVFFAVVAVIHDQQLFTPLIQWVLALPADQQPGMLFIANGLLSAISDNVFVATIYITEVKQAFVSGHISREQFETLAVAINTGTNLPSVATPNGQAAFLFLLTSAIAPLIRLSYGRMVWMALPYTVVMGGLGWYAVTYWL; encoded by the coding sequence ATGTCCGGTTCGATGGCTCAAGCTTTCGCGCACAACTTTCTTGGGCATTCCCCGCGCTGGTACAAGGCGTGCATCATCACGTTCCTGATTCTCAATGCCTTGGTGCTGTGGACCCTCGGCCCGGTGGTCGCCGGCTGGATGCTGGTCGTGGAGTTCATCTTCACCCTCGCCATGGCCCTCAAATGCTACCCCCTGATGCCCGGTGGGCTGCTACTGGTCGAAGCCCTGCTGTTGGGCATGACCACCCCCAAGGCGCTGTACGATGAATTGCTGCACAACTTCCCGGTCATCCTGCTGCTGATGTTCATGGTGGCCGGAATCTACTTCATGAAGGACCTGCTGCTGTTCCTGTTCTCACGCCTGCTCCTGGGTGTGCGCTCCAAGGCACTGTTGGCCTTGATGTTCTGCTTTCTCTCGGCATTTCTGTCGGCATTCCTCGATGCCTTGACCGTCACGGCGGTGATCATCAGCGCCGCGGTGGGCTTTTATTCGGTGTACCACCGCGTGGCATCGGGCAACGATCCGCGCCAGGACAGCAGCGTCGATGAAGACCACGACCTGCCGTCGCTGCACCATGGCGACCTGGAACAGTTCCGGGCATTCCTGCGCAGCCTGCTGATGCATGGTGCCGTCGGCACGGCGCTGGGCGGTGTCTGCACCCTGGTGGGCGAACCGCAGAACCTGCTGATCGGCCATGAGATGGGCTGGCATTTCGCTGATTTCTTCGTGAAAGTCGCTCCAGTGTCGCTGCCAGTGCTGGTTGCCGGGCTGCTGACCTGCGTGGCGCTGGAGAAACTGCGCTGGTTCGGGTACGGCACGCTCCTGCCCCAAAACGTGCGCGCGGTACTGGCCGACTACGCCGAGCAGGACAATCGCGAACGCACCGCACGCCAGCGCGCAGCCCTGATCGTCCAGGGTCTTGCCGCGCTTATCCTGATCGTCTGCCTGGCCTTGCACATTGCCGAAGTCGGCCTGATCGGCTTGATGGTCATTGTCTTGATTACCGCCTTCACCGGCATCACCGACGAGCATCGGCTGGGCAATGCGTTCAAGGACGCCATGCCGTTCACGTCGCTGCTGGTGGTGTTCTTTGCAGTGGTGGCGGTCATTCACGACCAGCAGTTGTTCACGCCGCTGATCCAGTGGGTCCTGGCCCTGCCCGCCGACCAGCAGCCCGGCATGCTGTTCATTGCCAACGGCCTGCTCTCGGCCATCAGCGACAACGTGTTCGTGGCGACCATCTACATCACCGAGGTCAAGCAGGCCTTCGTCTCCGGCCACATCAGCCGCGAACAGTTCGAGACCCTGGCGGTGGCCATCAACACCGGCACCAACCTGCCGAGTGTCGCGACACCGAACGGCCAGGCTGCCTTCCTGTTCCTGCTGACCTCGGCGATTGCACCGCTGATTCGCCTGTCTTATGGCCGGATGGTCTGGATGGCCCTGCCCTACACCGTGGTGATGGGCGGTTTGGGCTGGTATGCGGTGACGTACTGGCTATAA
- a CDS encoding Cof-type HAD-IIB family hydrolase, translated as MSDLVKHPIRFLLSDMDGTLLLPDHSLNQRTIAAVRALREAGVLFSLATGRPPRAMLQQIEALGVDLPTAAFNGGTLVHPDGSFLAVHYLPPEAALATLALYADQPGIEVWVFADGDWLVRDAHGPMVPVETRGLGYPPVEVESFEPYLERIDKIVATSANTDLLVELEARLHPLLKGQAQVSRSQPIYLDVTAMKANKGEALSTLAAFLDVPLEQTAAMGDGGNDPAMFHRAGLSIAMGQAEEAIRRQADVVTAAVTEDGAALAIERYILPR; from the coding sequence ATGAGTGATCTGGTGAAGCACCCCATCCGGTTTTTACTCAGCGACATGGACGGCACACTGCTGCTGCCTGATCACAGTCTCAACCAGCGCACCATCGCCGCGGTTCGCGCATTGCGTGAAGCCGGTGTGCTGTTCAGCCTCGCCACCGGTCGGCCGCCGCGGGCCATGCTGCAGCAGATCGAGGCCCTGGGCGTCGACCTGCCCACGGCGGCGTTCAATGGCGGCACGCTGGTTCATCCCGACGGCAGTTTCCTCGCTGTCCACTACCTGCCGCCGGAGGCTGCACTGGCCACCCTGGCGCTGTACGCCGATCAGCCGGGCATCGAAGTCTGGGTATTCGCCGATGGCGACTGGCTGGTGCGCGACGCCCACGGGCCGATGGTGCCGGTGGAGACGCGTGGCCTGGGCTACCCGCCGGTCGAAGTCGAGAGTTTCGAGCCTTACCTGGAGCGGATCGACAAGATCGTCGCCACCAGCGCCAACACCGACCTGCTGGTGGAGCTGGAGGCTCGGCTGCATCCGCTGCTCAAGGGCCAGGCCCAGGTGTCACGTTCGCAACCGATCTACCTGGATGTGACGGCGATGAAGGCGAACAAAGGGGAAGCGCTGTCGACCCTGGCCGCCTTCCTCGACGTGCCGCTGGAGCAGACCGCGGCCATGGGTGACGGTGGCAACGACCCGGCGATGTTTCACCGGGCGGGGTTGTCGATTGCCATGGGCCAGGCGGAGGAGGCGATCAGGCGCCAGGCGGATGTAGTGACCGCCGCCGTGACCGAAGACGGCGCAGCCCTGGCGATCGAGCGGTACATCCTGCCGCGATAG
- the zwf gene encoding glucose-6-phosphate dehydrogenase, translating into MTSIASKSKAEPAPPTTLFLFGAHGDLVKRLLMPALYHLSRDGLLDDGLRIVGVDHNAISDVDFAKKLEDFIRNEAASKGGDADRVLDPALWAKLAQGISYVQGDFLDDDTYQALAAKIAASGTGNAVFYLATAPRFFSEVVSRLGAAGLLQEQEGAFRRVVIEKPFGSDLQTAEALNACLLKVMSEKQIYRIDHYLGKETVQNILVSRFSNSLFEAFWNNHYIDHVQITAAETVGVETRGSFYEHTGALRDMVPNHLFQLLAMVAMEPPAAFGADAVRGEKAKVVGAIRPWSVEQARANSIRGQYTAGEVAGKAVTGYRQEANVAADSNTETYVALKVMIDNWRWVGVPFYLRTGKRMSVRDTEIVICFKPAPYAQFRDTEVDELQPTYLRIQIQPNEGMWFDLLAKRPGPALDMANIELGFAYKDFFEMQPSTGYETLIYDCLTGDQTLFQRADNIENGWRAVQPFLDAWRQDATVQPYKAGEDGPAAADDLLTRDNRVWHGLG; encoded by the coding sequence ATGACCTCGATCGCCAGCAAATCCAAGGCAGAACCCGCGCCGCCGACCACGTTGTTCCTGTTCGGCGCCCATGGCGATCTGGTCAAGCGCCTGCTCATGCCGGCGCTTTACCACCTCAGTCGCGACGGTCTGCTGGACGATGGGCTGCGTATCGTCGGGGTTGACCACAACGCCATCAGCGATGTGGATTTTGCCAAGAAACTCGAAGATTTCATCCGTAACGAAGCGGCGAGCAAGGGCGGTGATGCCGACCGCGTGCTCGACCCGGCGCTGTGGGCCAAGCTGGCCCAGGGCATCAGCTATGTCCAGGGTGACTTCCTCGATGACGACACCTACCAGGCGCTGGCGGCGAAAATCGCTGCCAGCGGCACCGGCAACGCGGTCTTCTACCTGGCGACCGCGCCGCGCTTTTTCAGTGAAGTGGTCAGCCGCCTCGGTGCGGCCGGGCTGCTTCAGGAGCAGGAGGGGGCTTTCCGGCGGGTGGTGATCGAAAAACCGTTCGGTTCCGACCTGCAAACCGCCGAAGCGCTGAACGCCTGCCTGCTCAAGGTCATGAGCGAGAAACAGATCTATCGCATCGACCATTACCTGGGTAAGGAGACGGTGCAGAACATTCTGGTCAGTCGTTTTTCCAACAGCCTGTTCGAGGCGTTCTGGAACAACCACTACATCGACCACGTACAAATCACCGCCGCCGAAACCGTCGGTGTGGAAACCCGTGGCAGTTTTTATGAACACACCGGCGCCCTGCGGGACATGGTGCCCAACCACCTGTTCCAACTGCTGGCGATGGTGGCCATGGAGCCGCCAGCGGCGTTTGGGGCCGACGCCGTGCGTGGGGAAAAGGCCAAGGTCGTCGGGGCGATCCGGCCCTGGTCGGTGGAACAGGCCCGCGCCAACTCGATCCGCGGCCAGTACACCGCCGGTGAAGTCGCTGGCAAGGCAGTGACCGGTTATCGCCAGGAAGCCAACGTCGCCGCCGACAGCAACACCGAGACGTACGTGGCCCTCAAGGTCATGATCGATAACTGGCGTTGGGTGGGCGTACCGTTCTACCTGCGCACCGGCAAGCGCATGAGCGTGCGAGACACGGAGATCGTCATCTGCTTCAAACCGGCGCCTTACGCGCAGTTTCGCGACACTGAAGTCGACGAATTGCAACCCACGTACCTGAGAATCCAGATTCAGCCCAATGAAGGCATGTGGTTCGACCTGCTGGCCAAGCGGCCGGGGCCGGCGCTCGACATGGCCAATATCGAATTGGGCTTTGCCTATAAGGACTTCTTCGAAATGCAGCCGTCCACGGGTTACGAAACCCTGATCTACGATTGCCTGACCGGTGACCAGACGCTGTTCCAGCGCGCCGACAACATCGAAAACGGCTGGCGCGCCGTGCAGCCGTTCCTCGACGCCTGGCGGCAGGACGCAACGGTCCAGCCCTACAAGGCCGGTGAAGATGGCCCGGCGGCCGCCGACGACTTGCTGACCCGCGACAATCGCGTCTGGCACGGCCTCGGATGA
- the gnd gene encoding phosphogluconate dehydrogenase (NAD(+)-dependent, decarboxylating), which produces MQLGIIGLGRMGGNIARRLMLNGHATVVYDRNAAFVENLRQEGATGVADLQALVAGLEKPRAVWVMLPAGAPTEDTINVLSELLEPGDVIIDGGNTYYKDDIRRAQALSEKGLSYIDVGTSGGVWGLERGYCMMIGGEAEVVKRLDPLFDSLAPGMGDIPRTRDRKSDDDRAERGYIHAGPAGSGHFVKMIHNGIEYGMMQAFAEGFDILKTKSSESLPAEQRFDLNVADIAEVWRRGSVVSSWLLDLTADALASDPKLDGFSGEVADSGEGRWTIEAAIEQAVPVPVLSSSLFARFRSRQQSTYGDKMLSAMRFGFGGHVETPKK; this is translated from the coding sequence ATGCAACTCGGGATCATTGGACTGGGCCGCATGGGCGGCAATATTGCGCGGCGCCTGATGCTCAATGGGCACGCCACCGTCGTCTATGACCGCAATGCCGCTTTTGTCGAAAACCTGCGCCAGGAAGGCGCCACGGGCGTCGCGGACCTGCAGGCGCTGGTCGCCGGTCTGGAAAAGCCACGGGCGGTCTGGGTCATGCTGCCGGCCGGAGCACCCACCGAAGACACCATCAACGTCCTCAGCGAACTGCTCGAGCCGGGCGACGTGATCATTGATGGCGGTAACACGTATTACAAGGACGACATCCGTCGCGCCCAGGCCCTGTCGGAAAAAGGCCTGAGCTACATCGATGTCGGCACCTCCGGTGGTGTCTGGGGCCTGGAGCGCGGTTACTGCATGATGATTGGCGGCGAGGCCGAGGTGGTGAAGCGCCTGGACCCGCTGTTCGACAGCCTGGCGCCGGGCATGGGCGACATCCCGCGCACCCGTGACCGCAAATCCGACGATGACCGTGCCGAGCGTGGCTATATCCACGCGGGCCCGGCGGGTTCGGGGCATTTCGTGAAGATGATCCACAACGGCATTGAATACGGCATGATGCAGGCCTTCGCCGAGGGCTTCGACATCCTCAAGACCAAATCCAGCGAAAGCCTGCCAGCGGAGCAGCGTTTCGACCTGAACGTGGCCGATATCGCCGAAGTCTGGCGTCGCGGCAGCGTGGTGTCGTCCTGGTTGCTGGACTTGACCGCCGACGCGTTGGCCAGCGATCCGAAACTGGACGGCTTTTCCGGTGAAGTCGCCGACAGTGGGGAAGGGCGCTGGACCATCGAGGCCGCCATTGAGCAAGCCGTGCCGGTTCCGGTCCTGTCCAGCTCGCTGTTCGCCCGCTTCCGCTCGCGCCAGCAAAGTACCTACGGCGACAAAATGCTCTCGGCCATGCGCTTCGGCTTTGGCGGCCACGTGGAGACGCCGAAGAAATGA
- a CDS encoding DUF6026 family protein yields MGPVVTARPPQTLYVTIRRDELRLLKEERDLLLDEVTQLRMQLQHAQLSHQSQSLAR; encoded by the coding sequence ATGGGCCCTGTCGTTACCGCACGTCCTCCCCAAACCCTTTATGTGACCATTCGTCGCGATGAATTGCGCCTACTCAAGGAAGAACGCGATCTGCTGCTCGATGAAGTGACGCAGTTGCGCATGCAGCTGCAGCACGCACAGCTGTCCCACCAGAGCCAGTCCCTGGCTCGGTAA
- a CDS encoding phosphoethanolamine transferase CptA → MSLFKRSKTTAKGFDWAGLGWLFLFFWYFSGITQLLILLSDTSGFTGFRQAFVMSAVWLAPMLLFPARTRVLAALIGVVLWACSMASLGYFFIYQQEFSQSVIFIMFESNVSEAGEYLTQYFAWWMVAAFLAHTAVGYWLWTRLRPVYLPRGQAMVAAAVIVLAVAGYPLVKQTLRTGSFAGGLEKFEDRIEPAVPWQMLVAYRRYGEQLENMQGMLHSASKIAPLSNLKDATAEQPATLVLVIGESTNRQRMSLYGYPRETTPELDKLKDQLSVFDNVITPRPYTIEALQQVLTFADEESPDLYLSTPSLVSMMKQAGYKTFWITNQQTMTKRNTMLTTFSQQADEQVYLNNNRNQNAAQYDGDVIEPFNKALADSAPRKLIVVHLLGTHMSYQYRYPPTFNKFTDRQGVPAGLRDDQVPTYNSYDNAVLYNDFVVSSLIKDYAKTDPNGFLLYLSDHGEDVFDSPGHGTLGRNEGKPTAPMYTIPFMAWASPKWRENHDWNFAGDLSRPYSSSHLIHTWADLAGLSFDELDRSKSLVSDDFKARPLLIGNPYQTPRKALIDFSLMQPKAPLAEVVQK, encoded by the coding sequence ATGAGCTTGTTCAAACGCAGCAAAACGACTGCGAAAGGTTTCGACTGGGCCGGACTCGGCTGGCTGTTTCTGTTCTTCTGGTATTTCTCGGGCATCACCCAACTGCTCATCCTGCTGAGCGACACCTCCGGTTTCACCGGCTTTCGCCAAGCGTTCGTGATGAGTGCGGTGTGGCTGGCGCCCATGTTGCTCTTCCCCGCCCGTACACGCGTGCTCGCGGCATTGATCGGCGTGGTGCTGTGGGCTTGCTCCATGGCCAGCCTGGGCTACTTCTTCATTTACCAGCAGGAATTTTCCCAGAGCGTCATTTTCATCATGTTCGAATCGAACGTGTCTGAAGCCGGCGAGTACCTGACCCAGTATTTTGCCTGGTGGATGGTGGCGGCGTTCCTGGCCCACACCGCGGTTGGCTATTGGCTCTGGACCCGTCTGCGTCCGGTGTACCTGCCTCGGGGCCAGGCCATGGTCGCCGCAGCCGTCATCGTGCTCGCCGTGGCCGGTTATCCGCTGGTCAAGCAAACCCTGCGCACCGGCAGTTTCGCCGGTGGCCTGGAGAAGTTCGAAGATCGCATCGAGCCAGCCGTGCCATGGCAGATGCTGGTGGCCTATCGTCGCTACGGTGAACAGCTGGAAAACATGCAAGGCATGCTCCACAGCGCCAGCAAGATTGCACCCCTGAGCAATCTCAAGGATGCCACCGCAGAACAGCCAGCCACCCTGGTGCTGGTGATCGGCGAATCCACCAACCGCCAGCGCATGAGCCTGTACGGTTACCCGCGGGAAACCACGCCGGAGCTGGACAAGCTCAAGGACCAGCTTTCGGTGTTCGACAATGTCATCACCCCGCGCCCCTACACCATCGAAGCGCTGCAGCAGGTGCTGACGTTCGCCGACGAGGAGAGTCCAGACCTGTACCTGAGCACACCATCGTTGGTCAGCATGATGAAGCAGGCCGGCTACAAGACCTTCTGGATCACCAACCAGCAGACCATGACCAAGCGCAACACCATGCTCACGACCTTTTCCCAACAGGCCGACGAACAGGTGTACCTGAACAACAACCGCAACCAGAATGCCGCACAGTACGATGGCGACGTGATCGAGCCATTCAACAAGGCCTTGGCCGACAGCGCCCCGCGCAAGCTGATCGTGGTGCACCTGCTCGGCACCCACATGAGCTATCAGTACCGGTATCCGCCGACGTTCAACAAATTCACTGACCGCCAGGGCGTACCGGCGGGCCTGCGTGATGACCAGGTCCCGACCTACAACAGCTACGATAACGCGGTGCTGTACAACGACTTCGTGGTGTCCAGCCTGATCAAGGATTACGCCAAGACTGATCCCAACGGCTTCCTGCTGTACCTCTCGGACCACGGCGAAGACGTGTTCGACTCGCCGGGTCACGGTACGTTGGGCCGTAACGAAGGCAAACCGACCGCACCGATGTACACCATTCCTTTCATGGCCTGGGCTTCGCCCAAGTGGCGCGAAAACCATGACTGGAACTTTGCCGGCGACCTGTCACGCCCCTACAGCAGTTCACACCTGATCCACACCTGGGCGGACCTGGCCGGCTTGAGTTTTGACGAATTGGATCGTAGCAAGAGCCTGGTCAGCGATGACTTCAAGGCCCGTCCACTGCTGATCGGCAACCCGTATCAAACCCCACGCAAGGCCCTGATCGACTTCAGCCTGATGCAGCCCAAGGCGCCCTTGGCCGAAGTCGTGCAAAAATAA
- a CDS encoding GNAT family N-acetyltransferase, with product MEEAKDILVLQASYTNPVHAEAICHVLNGYAQDPMGGGHPLPAEVLLHLPEELAKRPHAFSVLAFVNGEPAGLVNCFEGFSTFACRPLVNIHDVVVMPEFRGLGLSQKMLQKVEDISRQRGCCKITLEVLQENAVAQGSYAKFGFAPGMFDPAHGPMQFWIKPL from the coding sequence ATGGAAGAAGCCAAGGACATTCTTGTTCTGCAAGCCAGCTACACCAACCCGGTCCACGCCGAAGCGATCTGTCATGTGCTCAACGGCTATGCGCAGGACCCGATGGGCGGGGGACATCCGTTGCCGGCCGAGGTCCTGCTGCACTTGCCCGAGGAACTGGCCAAGCGTCCTCATGCCTTCAGCGTGCTGGCTTTCGTCAACGGCGAGCCAGCGGGGCTGGTCAATTGTTTCGAAGGTTTTTCAACCTTTGCCTGCCGACCGTTGGTGAACATCCACGACGTGGTGGTCATGCCGGAGTTTCGCGGCCTCGGGTTGAGCCAGAAGATGCTGCAGAAGGTCGAGGATATTTCCCGCCAGCGCGGTTGCTGCAAGATTACCCTGGAAGTGCTCCAGGAAAATGCCGTGGCACAGGGCAGCTACGCCAAGTTCGGCTTTGCCCCCGGCATGTTCGACCCCGCCCACGGACCTATGCAGTTCTGGATCAAGCCCCTGTAA